The Corallococcus silvisoli genome contains the following window.
TCAGCACCGGGATGCCCAGGCCCTCCTCGCGCAGCGCGCGGCAGAGCGCGTACCCGTCGCCATCCGGCAGCATCACGTCCAGGAGGATGAGCTGGAAGTCGCGGCGGGTCAGCTGCTCGCGCGCCTCCTTCACCGTGGCGGCCTCCTGCACCGAGTAGCCACCCTGGTGCTCCAGGTTGTCGCGCAGCGCGAGCCGCAGGTTTGGATCGTCCTCCACGACGAGGACCGCGGGGGCGGAAGGGTTCATGCGGGGTTTCGCTCTCCGGGTGGGTATTCAGGAAGGGTCAGCTCGAACGTGGTGCCTTCGGGGCTGGAGTCCGCCACGCGCAGCGCTCCCCCATGCAGCCGGGCGATCCTCCGGCACAGCGCGAGCCCCAGCCCGCTGCCAGGGACCTCGCGGCCTCCCTGGCCGGACAGCCGGTGGAACTCTCCGAAGACGCGCTCCCACTCCGCCCTCGGGATGCCGGTGCCGTTGTCCGTGAAGCGCACGCGCCCTCGCGGCAGCGTCGCCACGTGCAGGCGCACGGGGCTCCGCTCGTTGTACGCGCACGCGTTGCGGGCCAGGTTCGCCAGCAGCAACCGCAAGAGCTGCGCGTCCGCGTTCAGCTCGCGCGTGTCCACGTCCGCCGTCAGCTCCACGGGCATCGGGGCGCTGGCCTCCAGGTCGCGGCGCAGGCCCGACACCAGCTCGTCCAGCCGCACGGGCGCGAGCTTCGGCACCCAGCGGCCCTTGTCGATGCGGTTGAAGGACAGCAGGTTCTCCACCAGGAAGCCCAGGGCGTCCGCCTCGCGGATGATGCGCGCGGGGTAGTCCTTCGCGTCCGCGCCCTCCGCCACCCGCCACTCCAGCGTCTCCGCGAGCAGGCGGATGGAGGCCAGCGGCGTGCGCAGCTCGTGCGACACCGTGGCCACGAAGTCGCTCTTCAGCTCCAGGAAGCGGTACTTGCGGTGCTGCGCCACGAAGGCCAGCGCCGCGATGGTGAGGGCCAGCGCCGCGCACAGGGTCAGCATCAGCGACTTGAGCCGATAGCGGCTCTCCAGCGCGGCTTCCCCCCGGGCCCAGGTGGACGACTCCACCACCACCGGCAGCGACGTGAGCGCCATCACCGGCGCGTCGCCCAGCAGGGTCACGCGTCCGTCCGCTTCCAGGAGGCCGCGCTCGCGCATCTCCCGGGTGAGGCCCTCCATGAGCCCGGGGAGGTCCAGGGTCATCCCGCGGGTGTCGCCCTCCGCGACCGGCTCCAGGTACCAGCCGGAGCGCACCAGCACCGGCTCCGGGAGGTCGCCGGGCAGCGGCAGCGCGGAGGCGGCCAGCTCCCGCGAGCGCGCTTCGAAGTCCGCCACCGGCGCGCCCACGCGGGTGGAGAGCTCCGTCACCCGGTCTCGCAGGAAGTCGAAGTCCTCGCGCGTGAGGCGCGAGCGCTTGAGCAGCAGCAGCCGCTGCAAGCCCTCCATCCGTCCAGCGCCTTGTCCTTCCAGGAGGCCGTCGCGCACCAGGGCCCGCATCAGGTCGGGCACCGCGTCGCCTCGCGCCGCCACGTCCTCCAGCACCACCAGCAGCGAGGGCAGGTCGCGCGTGGACGCGAGCAGGAAGCGGGCGCGGTGGTCGAGCAGGGCCCTCAGCGCCAGCAGGGTGGCCCGGCGGTCCTTCGTGGCCAGCGCCCGCTCCACCAGGGCCATCCGCTCCAGCCGCTCCCGCCACGGTCCCTCGTCCTCCTCCGCGGTCTCCGTGCCGGCGCGCAGCCGGACGTAGCGCTCCTTCGCGGGGGCATCCCCCGCCGTGTCGAAGAGGGCGAGCCGGGGCAGCAGCTGCTCCTCCTTCTCGCGCAGGTAGAGGCCCGGGGCCGCCATCAGCGGGTCCGCCTTCGCCGCCTGAAGGATGGCGCGCGCGCCCTCCAGCCCCTCGTGCAGGGCCTGCCCCAGCGACGCGCGGGCGTACTGCTCCAGTGCCTCGCGCCGGGCTTGGAGCGTGGCCCGCGCGTCCTCGCGCTCGGCGGTGAAGATGCGGTGGAGATAGCCCAGGCCGACCCCAAGTCCGGCGAGGCCGAGCACGAGTGCGGCGAGGGTGGGCAGCAGCCTGCGCATCATCCGGAGGGGCCTTACTTGAGGTTCGGGACGCGGTCGGCGTCCATGGTGCGCACGGGCGAGATGGACTCGAAGCGGTCCTCACGGCGGTCCAGCGTCCGGGCCTGGCGGATGAGCTCGCCCAGCTCCGCCACGTCCTGCCGGGCCTTCAGCGGCGGGCCCAGCTCCTCCCACAGCGACACGAGCGCGTCGTAGGTGAGGGGCCGCGCCCAGTAGGAGCCGCGCAGCTTCTCCGCGAAGGCCGCCGCGACATACGACAAGCGGGTGGGGGGCGCGGCCTGCGCATAGGCCGGGCGCAGGAGGGATGCGAGCAGCGCCTTCTCGATGAGCTTGGAGCCGCCGCCCTCGGGGGCCTTGTAGCGGATGCGCAGCGTGCCGAGGGACGGCTGGGCGGGGTCGCGCAGCTTCACTTCGTAGAGGGCGGTGACGGCATGGCCGGCGCCCACCTCGCCCGCGTCCACGCGGTCGTCGTTGAACTGCTGCCGGGTGAGCATCCGGTTCTCGTAGCCGATGAGGCGGTAGCGGGACACGGCCTTGCGGTCGAACTCCACCTGGAGCTTCACGTCCTTGGCCACCACCTGGAGCGTGCCGGTGAGGTTCTGCACGAAGATGCGGCGGGCCTCCTCCAGCCTGTCCACATAGGCGTAGTTGCCCTCACCCACCTGGGCCAGCCGCTCCATCAGCACGTCGTTGTAGTTGCCCATGCCGAAGCCCACCGCGGACAGGGTGATGCCCGCCGCCGCGCGCTCCTTCACGCGCTCCCAGATGCCGTCCGCCTGCGTGATGCCGTTGTTGGCCACGCCGTCCGAGCAGAGGATGACGCGGTTGATGCCTCCCTCCAGCAGGTGTTTCGCCGCCAGCGCGTAGCCCAGCTCCAGGCCGGCCTGCGCGTGGGTGGAGCCCTCCGGCTGGAGCGTGTCGATGGCGGTGAGGATGAGCGCCTTCTGAGTGGCGCTGGTGGGCGGCAGCACCTGGCGTGCCTCGCTGCCGTACACCACGAGCGACACCCGGTCCCGCTCATCCAGCGCATCCACCAGCAGCCGCAGGGAGCGCTTCACCAAGCCCAGCCGGCTCTCCAGGTCCATGGAGCTGGACACGTCGATGACGAAGACCAGGTGGCTGGGTTTGCGCTGGGCACGGCTCACGTTCCGGGCCTTCACGCCGATTTGCACCACCTGGTAGCCCTTGCGCGCGGGGGAGGGGAAGCCCTCCACGTTCACGCTGAGGGGCGCGTCCTTCGCGCTGGTGTAGCCGTAGTCGAAGGTGTTGACGAACTCCTCCACGCGCACGGCCTGCTCGTCCGGGAGCGCCCCCCGCTCCAGGTAGGCGCGCGTCAGCGAATACGAGGCGGTGTCCGTGTCCACGGAGAAGGTGGAGAAGCGCTCCTCCTCGGTGTCCACCGTGGGGTTCACCCCGTAGCCCTTGAAGTACATATCAAAGGAGGGCGGGCCCTTCGGGGCCACGGTGCGCTCCGACGCGAGCTCGGGCGGCGGGGTCTCGGGGGAGCGGTACGTCGTCTGCGGCGTGCCGTCCGCGATGAAGATGTGCATGTACGGCAGGGCCCAGGACGGTGCACGTTGCCGGTCGCTGTTGCTGCTCGCGGCGCCCCCGGCCAGGGATTCGGAGCTGTTGCTCCGGCTGCTCACGGCGTAAGGGGCGCCGGGTGGGGCTGTGCTGGGATTGACTCCGAATCCGGGGTCACGCGTGCTCAGGCCGTCCAAGACGTAGCCGGACTCGACCTTCTCCTCGGCGGGCCGCGCCGCCGCGATGCGCTTGATGAGCTCCTGGTCGACGTTCGCGTTCATGTTCGAGGCGCCCACGTCGGTGGTGGGCGCGGACGCCGAGGCCTCCATCCCTTTCGAGACGCCAACCGGGAGCAGCCCCACGTTCACCCAGACGGTGTGGTTCATGACCAGCGAGACCTCCGAGCGCGTGTGCGGCTTGTAGCCCTCCTTCTCGAAGCGCAGGATGAAGGCCCCCATGGGGAGTCCGGGGACGTGGTAGTAGCCCAGCGAGTCCGTGACCGCTGTCTGCTCCTCCGTCAGGGCTGTCGAGGTCACGGTGATGACCACGCTGGCGAGGGGCCTCTTGGTGGTGGCGTCGATGACCGTGCCGGTGATGACGCTGTTCCCAAGGGTGACGGTGTCGGGCCCGGCCAGCGCGGGCATGGCGAACAGCAGCAGGAGCAGGGACAGGGAACATCGCAGGACGCGCTTCGTCATGGGCCACCTCTGAGGCATCAGGGTGGGGACATCATCCGGATGCGCCCCGCATCGAAGCGCATGGGAGCCTTGTCTCCTCATCATGATTTCATCATGACGGGAAACCGTGCCGGTCGAGGACGGCTTCGTTAGAAAGGGCGCCCATGACGGCACTCGAGAGGCTCTTTCCCGCAGAAGAGCAGATTCCCCCCGGTGTGCGGCTCCCCGCGTATCTGGAGCAGCGCGAGTACCTGGTGGGGGGAGAACTGCGCACCTGGGCGGGTGAACTCAACCCCGTGCTGAGCCCCGTGTTCGTCCGGACTCCGGAGGGGCTCCAGCAGAAGGTGATGGGGGCGACCCCGCTGCTCACCTCGCGCGAATCCCTGGACGCCCTGGCGGCGGCGGTGAAGGCCTACGACTTGGGCCGGGGCGTGTGGCCCACCCTGAAGGTCGCCGAGCGCATCGAGCACGTGGAGCGCTTCCTCACCGCGATGCGCGCCCAGCGCACGGCGGTGGTGAACCTGCTGATGTGGGAGATTGGCAAGACGCAGCCGGACTCGGAGAAGGAGTTCGACCGCACCGTCGACCTCATCGTGGAGACCGTCCGCGCGCTGAAGGAGTTGGATCGCACCTCGTCCCGGTTCGTCCAGGACCAGGGCATCATGGCGCAGATCCGCCGGGCGCCCGTGGGCGTGGCCCTGTGCATGGGTCCGTACAACTACCCGCTCAACGAGACCTTCAGCACGCTCTTCCCCGCGCTGCTGATGGGCAACACGGTGGTGTTCAAGCCGGCGAAGTTCGGCGTGCTGCTGGTGCG
Protein-coding sequences here:
- a CDS encoding sensor histidine kinase; amino-acid sequence: MMRRLLPTLAALVLGLAGLGVGLGYLHRIFTAEREDARATLQARREALEQYARASLGQALHEGLEGARAILQAAKADPLMAAPGLYLREKEEQLLPRLALFDTAGDAPAKERYVRLRAGTETAEEDEGPWRERLERMALVERALATKDRRATLLALRALLDHRARFLLASTRDLPSLLVVLEDVAARGDAVPDLMRALVRDGLLEGQGAGRMEGLQRLLLLKRSRLTREDFDFLRDRVTELSTRVGAPVADFEARSRELAASALPLPGDLPEPVLVRSGWYLEPVAEGDTRGMTLDLPGLMEGLTREMRERGLLEADGRVTLLGDAPVMALTSLPVVVESSTWARGEAALESRYRLKSLMLTLCAALALTIAALAFVAQHRKYRFLELKSDFVATVSHELRTPLASIRLLAETLEWRVAEGADAKDYPARIIREADALGFLVENLLSFNRIDKGRWVPKLAPVRLDELVSGLRRDLEASAPMPVELTADVDTRELNADAQLLRLLLANLARNACAYNERSPVRLHVATLPRGRVRFTDNGTGIPRAEWERVFGEFHRLSGQGGREVPGSGLGLALCRRIARLHGGALRVADSSPEGTTFELTLPEYPPGERNPA
- a CDS encoding YfbK domain-containing protein, with product MTKRVLRCSLSLLLLLFAMPALAGPDTVTLGNSVITGTVIDATTKRPLASVVITVTSTALTEEQTAVTDSLGYYHVPGLPMGAFILRFEKEGYKPHTRSEVSLVMNHTVWVNVGLLPVGVSKGMEASASAPTTDVGASNMNANVDQELIKRIAAARPAEEKVESGYVLDGLSTRDPGFGVNPSTAPPGAPYAVSSRSNSSESLAGGAASSNSDRQRAPSWALPYMHIFIADGTPQTTYRSPETPPPELASERTVAPKGPPSFDMYFKGYGVNPTVDTEEERFSTFSVDTDTASYSLTRAYLERGALPDEQAVRVEEFVNTFDYGYTSAKDAPLSVNVEGFPSPARKGYQVVQIGVKARNVSRAQRKPSHLVFVIDVSSSMDLESRLGLVKRSLRLLVDALDERDRVSLVVYGSEARQVLPPTSATQKALILTAIDTLQPEGSTHAQAGLELGYALAAKHLLEGGINRVILCSDGVANNGITQADGIWERVKERAAAGITLSAVGFGMGNYNDVLMERLAQVGEGNYAYVDRLEEARRIFVQNLTGTLQVVAKDVKLQVEFDRKAVSRYRLIGYENRMLTRQQFNDDRVDAGEVGAGHAVTALYEVKLRDPAQPSLGTLRIRYKAPEGGGSKLIEKALLASLLRPAYAQAAPPTRLSYVAAAFAEKLRGSYWARPLTYDALVSLWEELGPPLKARQDVAELGELIRQARTLDRREDRFESISPVRTMDADRVPNLK